In Garciella nitratireducens DSM 15102, a single window of DNA contains:
- a CDS encoding mannose/fructose/sorbose PTS transporter subunit IIA, with protein sequence MIAIIVGTHGKLATELIRSGEMIVGNQENIAAITFESGENTDDLLAKYNEKLKNLNTTDGVLFMVDLFGGSPYNAAAMIAAKNFNMDIVTGVNIPMLLETLGARNSLKIVDLVITAKKAGQEGIKSLKETLSKYVEEDL encoded by the coding sequence ATGATAGCAATTATCGTAGGGACTCATGGAAAATTGGCAACTGAACTTATAAGATCTGGTGAAATGATAGTTGGCAATCAAGAAAATATAGCCGCAATAACATTTGAATCAGGAGAAAATACCGATGACTTACTAGCAAAATATAATGAAAAACTTAAAAATTTAAATACTACAGACGGAGTTTTATTTATGGTGGATTTATTTGGAGGAAGTCCTTATAATGCAGCAGCAATGATAGCAGCTAAAAATTTCAATATGGATATTGTTACAGGAGTAAATATACCAATGCTTTTAGAAACACTTGGAGCTAGGAATTCTCTTAAAATAGTAGACTTAGTGATTACTGCAAAAAAGGCAGGACAGGAAGGAATAAAATCTTTAAAAGAAACATTATCAAAATATGTGGAGGAGGATTTATAA
- a CDS encoding PRD domain-containing protein: protein MLEIISEDILQFSEEVKSFIEKKFNKKLSERFLYALGLHLSSFMKRMESKSPIHYENIKDIIKDNPEEFNISLEIKRLIEERYHILVPENEEIYLTLLLNTIDENKNTDRVAIIVLAHGTSTASSMVNVAKRLLGEGIVEAIDMPLEVSPKKILDQLIEKVKKLNTGKGVLLLVDMGSLTKFDTIITEKTRIRVKTIDMVSTPLVIEGVRKSNLFNMDLDILYNSLKNFKGYGNLTLKEEKDNDKEKAIITICSSGVGTAEKLKQLVENIMVNLTNEKIKIIPIGVQELNKRIDSIKNKYSIIASVGIINPNIQAPFISLESLIGGNGEENLVNIIQNKKITLKPKYTHTVVKELCEDSLKQFLTFLNPSKIISVLMNFLNVLEENLKKNFDNAMRIRILVHVGCALERMVIKEGLIYKQDKRKIDSYVLKSLKIANQVINNSLNLTLNEDELFYIAEMLEDHIER from the coding sequence ATTTTAGAAATTATCAGTGAAGATATTCTTCAATTTTCTGAAGAAGTAAAAAGTTTTATAGAAAAAAAGTTTAATAAAAAGTTAAGTGAGAGATTTTTGTATGCATTAGGACTTCATTTAAGTTCTTTTATGAAAAGAATGGAATCGAAAAGCCCTATACACTATGAAAACATAAAGGATATTATTAAGGATAATCCTGAAGAATTTAATATTTCGTTAGAAATTAAAAGGCTTATTGAAGAAAGATACCATATTTTAGTACCAGAAAATGAGGAAATCTATTTAACTCTATTATTAAATACTATTGATGAAAATAAAAATACAGATCGTGTAGCAATCATAGTTCTAGCACATGGAACAAGTACTGCCAGTAGTATGGTAAATGTGGCCAAAAGACTTTTAGGGGAAGGGATTGTTGAAGCTATTGATATGCCCCTTGAAGTGAGTCCTAAAAAAATATTAGATCAATTAATAGAAAAGGTAAAAAAATTAAATACAGGCAAGGGAGTTTTATTATTAGTAGATATGGGATCTTTAACAAAATTTGATACTATAATTACAGAAAAAACAAGAATTAGAGTTAAAACAATTGATATGGTTTCTACACCATTAGTAATTGAAGGGGTTAGGAAGTCGAATTTATTTAATATGGATTTAGATATATTATATAATTCCCTTAAAAATTTCAAAGGTTATGGAAATTTGACGCTAAAAGAAGAAAAAGATAATGATAAAGAAAAAGCGATTATTACAATTTGTTCTAGTGGAGTAGGTACCGCAGAAAAATTAAAACAATTAGTTGAGAATATAATGGTTAATTTGACCAATGAAAAAATAAAAATAATTCCTATAGGAGTACAAGAATTAAATAAAAGAATAGATAGTATAAAAAATAAATATAGTATAATAGCATCTGTTGGTATTATAAATCCAAATATTCAGGCTCCTTTTATTTCATTAGAATCTTTAATTGGAGGAAATGGAGAAGAGAATTTAGTGAATATAATACAAAATAAAAAGATTACATTAAAACCAAAATATACTCATACAGTTGTAAAGGAGTTGTGTGAAGATAGTTTAAAACAATTTTTGACTTTTTTAAATCCAAGCAAGATTATAAGTGTATTAATGAATTTTTTAAATGTATTAGAAGAAAATTTAAAAAAGAATTTTGATAATGCCATGCGTATTAGGATTCTTGTGCACGTAGGATGTGCATTAGAAAGAATGGTTATAAAAGAAGGTTTAATTTATAAACAAGATAAGAGAAAAATTGACTCCTATGTATTAAAGTCTCTTAAAATTGCAAATCAAGTAATTAATAATTCTTTAAATTTAACGTTAAACGAAGATGAATTATTTTATATTGCAGAAATGCTGGAAGACCATATTGAAAGGTAG
- a CDS encoding sigma-54-dependent transcriptional regulator — MKRIDKIYNCLVEKSKTLTLQNLKEKKGFSAGEISADLGILRNNVSMELNNLLRQDKIIKLKGRPVLYIDKAVVENLIGYKLDKGFNVLEDINQLIKEEKSEKKDLSPFHSLIGAHSGLRNQIEQAKAAIFYPPNGLHTLIIGQTGVGKTLFANTMYKYAKFTKRLEEDAPFIVFNCADYYNNPQLLISHIFGHVKGAFTGADSDKEGIVEKANNGILFLDEIHRLPPEGQEMIFYFMDTGTYNKLGESERKRKANVLIIAATTEEPTSSLLKTFLRRIPIIINIPNFEERPIKDRLDMVKFLFANEAHRVNKSIKIQADAVKALIGSVSYGNIGQLKSNIQLVCAKGFLNSMGDKEFINIDFKSLPSEIKNGFFNLSSKREEIEEVSQLIQSHLMILPSGHRNSIKDDDYEPPFNLYKIIEDKVALLKEEGVDEEYIKKFITTDINIHIKSFYDKF; from the coding sequence TTTAGGTATCTTACGTAATAATGTCAGTATGGAACTTAATAATTTATTAAGGCAAGATAAAATTATAAAATTAAAAGGGAGACCTGTGTTATATATAGATAAAGCAGTAGTAGAAAATTTGATTGGTTATAAATTAGACAAGGGTTTTAATGTATTAGAAGATATAAATCAATTGATAAAAGAAGAAAAATCAGAAAAAAAGGATTTATCGCCTTTTCATTCCCTTATTGGTGCTCATTCAGGTTTAAGAAATCAAATTGAACAAGCTAAGGCAGCAATATTTTATCCTCCCAATGGACTGCATACTTTGATAATAGGACAAACTGGTGTTGGAAAAACACTTTTTGCAAATACTATGTATAAATATGCTAAATTTACAAAGAGATTAGAAGAAGATGCTCCTTTCATTGTATTTAATTGTGCGGACTATTATAATAATCCTCAATTGCTTATTTCTCATATTTTTGGTCATGTAAAGGGTGCTTTTACAGGAGCAGATAGTGATAAAGAAGGAATTGTTGAAAAAGCTAATAATGGAATATTGTTTTTAGATGAAATTCATAGATTACCTCCAGAAGGTCAAGAGATGATATTTTATTTTATGGATACTGGTACTTATAACAAATTAGGAGAATCAGAAAGGAAAAGAAAGGCAAATGTTCTTATAATAGCAGCAACCACTGAAGAACCAACTTCTTCTTTATTAAAAACTTTTTTAAGAAGAATTCCAATTATTATTAACATACCAAATTTTGAAGAGCGTCCCATTAAGGATAGATTAGACATGGTAAAATTTTTATTTGCCAATGAGGCTCATAGGGTGAATAAGAGTATTAAAATTCAAGCTGATGCAGTGAAAGCTCTTATAGGGAGTGTTTCTTATGGAAATATAGGTCAATTGAAGTCTAATATTCAGCTTGTTTGTGCTAAGGGCTTTTTAAACAGTATGGGGGATAAGGAATTTATAAATATTGATTTTAAATCTTTACCTTCTGAAATTAAAAATGGTTTTTTTAATTTAAGTTCTAAAAGAGAAGAAATAGAGGAGGTTTCTCAGCTTATTCAATCTCATTTAATGATTTTACCAAGTGGACATAGAAACTCGATAAAAGATGATGACTATGAACCACCTTTTAATCTTTATAAGATTATAGAAGATAAAGTTGCTTTATTAAAAGAAGAAGGAGTAGATGAAGAATACATAAAAAAATTTATTACTACAGATATAAATATTCATATAAAATCCTTTTATGATAAGTTTTAA